A region from the Planktothrix sp. FACHB-1365 genome encodes:
- a CDS encoding response regulator codes for MIFLVEDNKADIRLIQEALKDSQLPHEVVTVRNGVDAMAYLRQEGEYVDAPRPDLILLDLNLPRKDGREVLAEIKADPSLKRIPVVVLTTSHNEEDIHHSYNLHVNCYITKSRNLSQLFTIVRGIEEFWLKTVTLPCD; via the coding sequence ATGATCTTTTTGGTCGAGGATAATAAAGCCGATATCCGTCTCATCCAAGAAGCCTTAAAAGATAGCCAACTCCCGCATGAAGTTGTAACCGTTAGAAATGGGGTTGATGCCATGGCATATCTTCGCCAAGAAGGAGAATATGTCGATGCACCTCGCCCCGATTTAATTCTTCTGGATTTAAACTTACCCCGAAAGGATGGGCGTGAAGTTTTAGCTGAGATTAAAGCTGACCCTAGCTTAAAACGAATTCCTGTCGTTGTCTTGACGACTTCCCACAATGAAGAGGATATTCATCATAGCTATAACCTTCATGTCAATTGTTATATTACAAAATCTCGTAACTTGAGCCAACTTTTTACAATTGTGCGAGGAATAGAAGAATTTTGGCTGAAAACTGTTACCTTACCTTGTGATTAA
- a CDS encoding ATP-binding protein, producing MVEINIQDNRLSLRNLDEQPIHILSQIQPHGVLFVLEEPDLRILQVSSNIESILGISPEIMVHNHLSDLLDPFQMERIETGLKQDNLDFINPTKIWFRVKGDDYVIFDGVFHRNSEGYLVLELEPTTSQENIPFLSFYHLARVSINQLEASANLRDFCQIIVKEVRKVTGFDRVMLYKFDEDGHGEVIAEEKREEMEPYLGLHYPESDIPKPARRMFSSNWIRLIPDAATEPVKLFPEVNPISHRPTDLTCSILRSPSSCHLQYLHNMGVGSSLTISLIKEGKLWGLIACHHLTPKYVSYELRKACEFLGRVIFSELSEREETEDYDYRIQLTYIQSALIDYMAQEENFIDGLIKHQPNLLDLTNAQGAAIYFGGQFTLIGETPPEEDLNFLVQWLRKQGDEEAFYTDSLPRIYSDAERFKAVGSGVLAIPISNKNYVLWFRPEVIQTVKWGGNPSQAFETTHSDGQVFLSPRKSFEQWKETVRLKSLPWKQIEIKMALELRKAIINIVLRQADELAQLAHDLERSNAELKKFAYVASHDLQEPLNQVANYVQLLEMRYQKALDDDAKEFITYAVEGVSLMQTLIDDVLAYSKVDMQGIEFQFTEVETALDRALSNLRKRIAESRTIITHDPMPTVMADSTQLMQLFQNLIGNAIKFRSDKPPEIHIGAQRIEDAWLFSVQDNGIGIDSQFAERIFIIFQRLHTRDEYPGTGMGLAICKKIVECHRGKIWVESELDLGSTFYFTIPVGGRERERRNGRKIQNDLFGRG from the coding sequence ATGGTAGAGATAAACATACAAGACAATCGGTTGAGCTTAAGAAATTTAGATGAACAACCCATCCATATTTTAAGCCAAATTCAACCTCATGGCGTGTTATTCGTTTTAGAAGAACCCGACCTCAGAATTTTACAAGTCAGTAGTAATATTGAATCAATTTTAGGGATTTCTCCTGAAATAATGGTTCATAACCATTTGTCGGATTTACTTGACCCGTTTCAAATGGAACGAATAGAAACTGGACTCAAACAAGATAACCTGGATTTTATTAACCCGACTAAAATTTGGTTCCGAGTTAAAGGCGATGATTATGTAATTTTTGATGGGGTCTTTCATCGTAATTCCGAAGGGTATTTAGTTTTAGAATTAGAACCCACAACGTCCCAAGAAAATATTCCGTTCTTAAGTTTTTATCATTTAGCCAGAGTTTCGATTAATCAACTTGAAGCTTCTGCAAATTTACGAGATTTTTGTCAAATTATTGTCAAGGAAGTGCGAAAAGTCACCGGATTTGACCGGGTGATGTTATATAAATTTGATGAAGATGGACATGGAGAGGTTATTGCTGAAGAAAAACGCGAGGAAATGGAACCCTATTTAGGGCTACATTATCCTGAATCAGATATCCCTAAACCCGCAAGACGGATGTTTAGTTCTAATTGGATTCGCTTAATTCCTGATGCGGCTACCGAACCCGTTAAACTGTTTCCAGAAGTCAATCCCATCAGCCATCGACCGACCGATTTAACCTGTTCTATTCTTCGCAGTCCTTCTTCTTGCCATCTGCAATATTTACACAATATGGGAGTCGGTTCTTCCTTAACCATTTCCTTAATTAAAGAAGGAAAACTTTGGGGATTAATTGCCTGTCATCACCTCACCCCCAAATATGTTTCCTATGAACTACGGAAAGCTTGCGAATTTTTAGGACGAGTAATTTTTTCTGAACTTTCTGAACGGGAAGAAACAGAAGATTATGACTATCGGATTCAATTAACCTATATTCAATCAGCCTTGATTGATTATATGGCTCAGGAAGAAAACTTTATTGATGGTTTAATTAAACATCAACCTAATTTATTAGATTTAACCAATGCTCAAGGGGCTGCCATTTATTTTGGAGGACAATTTACTTTAATCGGTGAAACTCCTCCCGAAGAAGACTTAAATTTCTTAGTTCAATGGCTGCGGAAACAGGGCGATGAAGAAGCTTTTTATACCGATTCTTTGCCTCGAATTTATTCCGATGCTGAACGATTTAAAGCCGTTGGAAGTGGGGTGTTAGCCATTCCCATTTCTAATAAAAATTATGTCCTGTGGTTTCGTCCTGAAGTCATTCAAACAGTGAAATGGGGGGGAAATCCAAGTCAAGCCTTTGAAACCACCCACAGCGACGGTCAAGTTTTTCTCTCTCCTCGAAAATCCTTTGAACAGTGGAAAGAAACCGTTCGCTTAAAATCTCTCCCTTGGAAACAGATTGAAATTAAAATGGCTTTAGAATTGCGAAAAGCCATTATTAATATTGTCCTGCGACAAGCGGATGAATTAGCCCAATTAGCCCATGATTTAGAACGGTCTAACGCCGAGTTGAAAAAGTTTGCTTATGTGGCATCTCATGATTTGCAAGAGCCCTTAAATCAAGTAGCAAACTATGTACAACTGTTAGAAATGCGTTATCAAAAAGCCCTCGATGACGATGCTAAGGAATTTATTACCTATGCCGTTGAAGGGGTGAGTTTAATGCAAACCCTAATTGATGATGTGTTAGCCTATTCTAAAGTGGATATGCAGGGGATTGAGTTTCAATTTACTGAAGTTGAAACCGCTTTAGATCGAGCGTTATCCAACTTACGAAAACGCATTGCAGAAAGTCGCACTATCATTACCCATGACCCTATGCCAACGGTGATGGCGGATAGCACTCAACTGATGCAATTGTTTCAAAATTTAATTGGCAATGCGATTAAATTTCGGAGTGATAAACCGCCAGAAATTCATATCGGAGCACAACGGATTGAAGATGCTTGGTTGTTCTCAGTTCAGGATAATGGAATTGGGATTGATTCGCAATTTGCAGAACGAATTTTTATCATTTTCCAACGTCTGCACACGCGAGATGAATACCCCGGTACAGGTATGGGATTAGCAATTTGTAAAAAAATTGTAGAATGCCATCGGGGGAAAATCTGGGTTGAATCTGAACTTGATTTAGGTTCAACATTCTACTTTACAATTCCTGTAGGAGGACGCGAACGTGAGCGCCGAAATGGACGAAAAATCCAAAATGATCTTTTTGGTCGAGGATAA